One part of the Nitrospira defluvii genome encodes these proteins:
- the lepA gene encoding translation elongation factor 4 → MSQDLQSLIRNFSIIAHIDHGKSTLADRLLDATGAVTAREAKEQILDAMDLERERGITIKAHAVAIRYKALDGKIYLLHLIDTPGHVDFTYEVSRSLAACEGSLLLVDATQGVQAQTIANVNLAMGSHHTIIPVINKIDLASADVEGTKQQISDVLALDASDAMLVSAKEGLGVPEVLEAIVKRIPPPSGDPSRPLKALIFDSWFDNYQGVIVLTRIIDGAVRPGMKIKVMSNDRLFEVTEVGQFTPKRTKGTQLLTGEVGYLCANMKEVADVKIGDTITDAARPTDQPFPGYKEVKPLVFCGLYSTDTARYEDLRDALLKLRLNDSSFIYEPETSLALGFGFRCGFLGLLHMEIIQERLEREYGLTLITTAPTVIYRILTTSGDVLELNNPADLPEPSSIESFEEPFILATLIAPERYLGALLQLCQERRGIQRSIHYLDPTRVVVTYELPLNEVILDFYDKLKSKTQGYASLDYELLGYRESELVRLDILLNGEPVDALSFITHKERAYQRGRQVAEKMKELIPKQMFEIAIQAAIGNKIIARETIGAIKKNVTAKCYGGDISRKRKLWEKQKEGKKRMKAVGRVEVPQEAFLAILRVGEE, encoded by the coding sequence ATGAGCCAGGATTTGCAAAGTCTCATCCGAAATTTCTCGATCATCGCCCATATCGATCACGGTAAATCGACCCTCGCCGACCGGCTCCTCGACGCAACTGGCGCAGTGACTGCCCGGGAAGCGAAGGAGCAGATCCTCGACGCGATGGACCTGGAGCGTGAGCGTGGTATCACGATCAAAGCTCACGCGGTGGCCATCCGCTACAAGGCGCTGGACGGGAAGATCTATTTACTGCATCTGATCGATACACCCGGACACGTCGATTTCACGTACGAAGTGTCGCGCAGTCTCGCGGCCTGCGAAGGATCTCTCCTGCTGGTGGACGCCACGCAGGGCGTGCAGGCGCAAACGATCGCGAACGTGAACCTGGCGATGGGCAGCCATCATACGATTATCCCGGTCATCAATAAGATCGACCTCGCCAGCGCCGATGTGGAAGGGACGAAGCAGCAGATCTCCGACGTGTTGGCCCTGGACGCGAGCGATGCCATGCTGGTCAGCGCCAAAGAGGGCCTCGGCGTGCCGGAGGTCCTCGAGGCGATCGTGAAGCGGATTCCGCCCCCGTCCGGCGACCCCTCGCGTCCGCTCAAGGCGCTCATCTTTGATTCCTGGTTCGACAACTATCAGGGTGTGATCGTGTTGACTCGCATCATCGACGGCGCCGTACGCCCGGGTATGAAAATCAAAGTGATGTCGAACGATCGCCTGTTTGAAGTGACGGAAGTCGGACAGTTCACCCCCAAACGAACCAAGGGCACGCAACTGCTGACCGGTGAGGTCGGGTATCTCTGCGCGAATATGAAAGAGGTGGCCGACGTGAAGATCGGCGATACCATCACCGACGCCGCCCGACCGACCGATCAGCCGTTTCCCGGCTATAAGGAGGTGAAGCCGCTGGTCTTTTGCGGCCTCTATTCCACAGATACCGCCCGCTACGAAGACCTGCGCGACGCCCTGCTCAAACTGCGGCTGAATGACTCCTCGTTCATCTATGAGCCGGAAACCTCGCTGGCGCTCGGGTTCGGGTTCCGCTGTGGCTTCCTTGGCTTGTTGCACATGGAGATCATTCAAGAACGCCTGGAACGCGAGTACGGACTGACGCTCATTACGACTGCCCCGACCGTCATCTACCGGATCCTCACCACCAGCGGCGACGTGCTGGAGCTGAACAACCCGGCGGATCTGCCGGAGCCCAGTTCCATCGAGTCGTTCGAAGAACCATTCATTCTGGCCACACTGATCGCTCCGGAACGGTATCTCGGCGCCTTGTTGCAACTGTGTCAGGAACGGCGCGGCATCCAGCGGAGCATCCACTATTTAGACCCGACCCGCGTGGTCGTCACCTATGAACTGCCGCTCAATGAAGTCATCCTGGATTTTTACGACAAGCTGAAGTCCAAGACCCAGGGATATGCGTCACTCGACTACGAACTCCTCGGGTATCGGGAATCCGAGTTGGTCCGCCTCGACATTCTGCTCAACGGCGAGCCGGTCGACGCCCTCTCGTTCATCACGCACAAGGAACGGGCCTATCAACGTGGACGGCAAGTCGCCGAGAAAATGAAGGAACTGATTCCGAAGCAAATGTTCGAGATCGCGATTCAGGCGGCCATCGGCAACAAGATCATCGCGCGCGAAACCATCGGCGCCATCAAGAAGAATGTCACGGCCAAATGCTACGGCGGCGACATTTCCCGTAAGCGAAAACTGTGGGAGAAGCAGAAGGAAGGTAAGAAGCGCATGAAGGCGGTGGGCCGCGTGGAAGTGCCGCAAGAGGCGTTTCTCGCCATCCTGAGGGTGGGCGAGGAATGA
- the greA gene encoding transcription elongation factor GreA, protein MPTPITRKGYEALKAELDRLHKVERPRVIEAIAEARAHGDLSENAEYDAAKERQGFIEARLAELKGKLADCRIIDIAGRTSETVVFGATVVLIEQEAQAKKQYTLVGQDEADLKFSRISVQSPVGRALIGKRVGDVVEVTTPAKVVEYEVMEIRFEEF, encoded by the coding sequence ATGCCGACACCGATCACGAGAAAAGGGTACGAAGCGCTGAAGGCCGAATTGGATCGGCTGCACAAGGTGGAGCGACCGCGGGTCATCGAGGCCATCGCGGAAGCCCGCGCACACGGCGACTTGAGCGAAAACGCCGAATACGATGCGGCGAAGGAACGCCAGGGCTTCATTGAGGCTCGATTGGCCGAGCTGAAGGGCAAGCTGGCCGACTGCCGGATCATCGACATCGCCGGCCGTACGAGTGAGACTGTGGTGTTCGGCGCCACCGTGGTGCTGATCGAACAGGAGGCACAGGCCAAGAAACAATACACCCTCGTGGGACAGGATGAGGCGGACCTCAAGTTTTCCCGTATTTCGGTGCAGTCGCCGGTCGGCCGGGCCCTGATCGGCAAGCGGGTCGGCGATGTGGTGGAAGTGACGACTCCGGCTAAAGTCGTCGAATATGAAGTGATGGAAATTCGCTTCGAGGAATTCTAG
- the sppA gene encoding signal peptide peptidase SppA → MRRAWPFCSGFVVLTLALMQAACVTINLPPGPGALEEHKVSGTGKDKVLLMDVSGVISSENKDGFYPSPGMLATVKEELEKAAKDERIKAVVLRINSPGGTVTASDIIYHELKRFKASRKIPIVASIMDVGASGGYYIAAAADSVFAHPSTVTGSIGVIMLTVNARGLLEKVGVETNAVTSGPRKDMGSPFRAMLPEERAIFQGVIDGFYQRFLQVVQDGRPNMNADTIKKLADGRIYSGEQAKAAGLVDEIGYLDDAIELVKKKAGLIEARVVTYRRPGEYQNNVYSRLVAPAPSLANLANIDLLSVVRGGSPQFMYLWMP, encoded by the coding sequence ATGCGTAGAGCTTGGCCTTTCTGCAGCGGTTTTGTCGTGCTCACTCTGGCGCTGATGCAGGCCGCCTGCGTCACGATCAACCTGCCGCCGGGCCCCGGCGCCCTCGAAGAACACAAGGTCAGCGGAACGGGAAAAGACAAGGTCCTCTTGATGGATGTGTCGGGCGTGATCAGCTCCGAAAACAAAGACGGGTTTTATCCCTCGCCGGGCATGCTGGCGACCGTGAAGGAGGAGCTCGAGAAGGCCGCAAAGGATGAGCGCATCAAGGCCGTGGTTCTCCGGATCAACAGTCCGGGCGGCACGGTGACGGCCTCCGATATCATCTATCACGAGTTGAAACGCTTCAAGGCCAGCCGGAAGATTCCGATTGTCGCCTCGATCATGGATGTGGGAGCTTCCGGCGGGTACTACATCGCGGCGGCAGCCGACAGCGTCTTCGCTCATCCGTCGACCGTCACCGGCAGCATCGGCGTCATCATGCTGACCGTGAATGCCAGGGGATTGCTCGAGAAGGTCGGCGTGGAAACGAATGCCGTGACCTCCGGCCCGCGCAAGGATATGGGATCGCCGTTCCGGGCGATGCTGCCGGAAGAACGGGCGATTTTTCAGGGTGTGATCGACGGTTTTTATCAGCGGTTCCTCCAAGTCGTGCAAGATGGTCGCCCGAACATGAACGCCGACACGATCAAGAAGCTGGCTGACGGCCGGATTTATTCCGGCGAACAGGCCAAAGCCGCCGGGTTGGTCGACGAGATCGGCTACCTCGATGATGCGATCGAGCTGGTCAAAAAGAAAGCCGGCCTCATCGAGGCCCGAGTCGTGACCTACCGCCGGCCGGGGGAATACCAGAACAATGTCTACTCCCGATTGGTCGCGCCGGCGCCAAGCCTGGCGAACCTGGCGAATATTGACCTGCTGTCGGTCGTGAGAGGCGGGTCTCCGCAGTTCATGTATTTGTGGATGCCTTGA
- a CDS encoding efflux RND transporter periplasmic adaptor subunit translates to MKRSLRHLLFLLVGFALTSCTQPDAPAPSVKPAVPPATTARQRDLQTMLVDASSSLPALTLPARVTYSEDGYSKISSPLQGPVLDVRVKLGQAVKAGEVLMVIDAADIARAYAAYVEEISELGLAERNYELTKDLYDAQAMSRKDLEHAENDLNRERAEFKQAKERLLSLRVPAAELSKPLAQQQITSRFELRSPLTGTVVERAVTPGQIVGAGTDTPLFTVANLDRLQVVADVYEHDLSGIRVGAVAMMTVEAYPGIEFPAKIAVIGDVVDPATRTIKIRATVPNKDRRLKPEMFARLTIAGNTMRPKIVIPKQAVFERSGKQWIVVQNENGRLEDRAITIDSIADNQVTIREGVTTGERIVLSPASLNRLAEGDTATEGA, encoded by the coding sequence ATGAAACGATCCTTGCGCCATCTGCTGTTCCTCCTGGTGGGGTTTGCTCTCACATCGTGCACCCAACCGGATGCACCAGCGCCGTCGGTCAAACCGGCTGTGCCTCCCGCAACAACCGCTCGCCAACGCGACCTCCAGACCATGCTGGTCGATGCCTCGTCCTCGCTCCCGGCCTTGACCCTGCCGGCTCGCGTCACCTATTCCGAGGACGGCTACTCGAAGATCTCCTCGCCCCTCCAGGGACCCGTGCTGGATGTGCGGGTGAAACTCGGCCAGGCTGTAAAAGCCGGTGAGGTATTGATGGTCATCGACGCGGCCGACATCGCCCGGGCCTATGCCGCCTACGTGGAAGAAATTTCAGAACTGGGGTTAGCCGAGCGGAACTACGAATTAACGAAAGACCTGTACGACGCCCAAGCGATGTCCCGCAAAGATCTCGAACATGCGGAGAATGATCTGAATCGCGAACGGGCCGAATTCAAACAGGCCAAGGAGCGGCTGCTCTCGCTGCGTGTGCCGGCCGCCGAACTCAGCAAACCCCTGGCGCAACAGCAAATCACCTCGCGCTTTGAGCTGCGCAGTCCGCTCACCGGCACTGTCGTGGAGCGCGCCGTGACGCCGGGGCAAATCGTCGGGGCGGGGACAGACACCCCGCTCTTCACCGTCGCGAATCTCGATCGGTTGCAGGTGGTGGCGGATGTCTACGAGCATGACCTGTCGGGGATCCGGGTCGGTGCGGTGGCCATGATGACGGTTGAGGCCTATCCCGGCATCGAGTTTCCCGCAAAGATTGCCGTCATCGGCGATGTCGTGGACCCGGCGACCAGAACCATCAAAATCCGTGCGACCGTCCCAAACAAGGATCGACGATTGAAACCGGAGATGTTCGCTCGATTGACCATCGCGGGCAATACCATGCGCCCCAAGATCGTCATTCCCAAGCAGGCGGTGTTCGAACGCTCCGGGAAACAGTGGATCGTGGTGCAGAATGAGAACGGCCGCTTGGAAGATCGCGCGATCACGATCGACAGCATCGCCGACAACCAGGTGACGATTCGCGAGGGTGTGACTACGGGAGAACGCATCGTTCTAAGCCCCGCGTCTCTCAATCGTCTTGCAGAGGGTGACACGGCAACGGAGGGAGCGTAG
- a CDS encoding M48 family metallopeptidase, with amino-acid sequence MDPSNRHSIESLLNTPMGRRRLLALGARAASVLSTAAFIGGATGLMQSLAGCQRAPGTAREQFIYISEEKEMAMGLSAFREVLRQAPLSENPELNEMVHRVGNRIAKAANKPEYQWEFAVIQDDRTVNAFALPGGKVAVFTGILKVTKTEDGLATVMGHEVAHALQRHGAERMSRSVLEQIGQLAALGAGAAAGRPDAAMAAMTVYGVGVSLPFDRRQESEADFIGLRLMAEAGYDPREAVAFWERMSGCPRAMINKLCFRSQQAIPEFLSTHPSDVTRINQIEAWIPDAMKHYHPAGKTPAIPSGPIQPYRPPVGPMPEAPLPTG; translated from the coding sequence ATGGATCCGTCAAACCGACATTCAATCGAGAGTCTCTTGAACACCCCGATGGGTCGCCGGAGACTTTTGGCGCTTGGGGCACGCGCCGCCTCCGTCCTCTCGACCGCCGCATTCATAGGCGGGGCGACCGGACTGATGCAATCGCTCGCCGGCTGCCAGCGGGCGCCCGGCACCGCGCGGGAGCAGTTCATCTACATTTCGGAAGAAAAAGAAATGGCGATGGGGCTCTCGGCCTTTCGAGAGGTGCTTCGGCAAGCGCCCTTGAGCGAAAATCCGGAACTCAACGAAATGGTGCACCGGGTGGGGAACCGCATCGCAAAGGCGGCGAATAAACCCGAGTACCAATGGGAATTCGCCGTGATTCAGGACGATCGCACCGTCAACGCGTTCGCTCTGCCAGGAGGCAAGGTCGCCGTGTTCACCGGCATTTTGAAAGTGACGAAGACAGAAGACGGGCTGGCGACCGTGATGGGGCATGAAGTCGCGCATGCCCTCCAGCGCCATGGAGCCGAACGGATGAGCCGCAGCGTGCTCGAACAGATCGGACAATTAGCAGCCCTGGGCGCCGGCGCGGCAGCGGGACGGCCGGATGCCGCCATGGCGGCCATGACCGTCTATGGCGTCGGAGTCTCCTTGCCCTTCGACCGACGGCAGGAATCGGAAGCGGATTTCATCGGCCTGCGCTTGATGGCCGAGGCCGGTTACGACCCGCGCGAAGCAGTGGCCTTTTGGGAGCGGATGAGCGGTTGCCCACGCGCCATGATCAACAAACTCTGTTTCCGTTCCCAGCAGGCGATCCCGGAATTTCTCTCGACGCACCCGTCTGATGTCACCCGCATCAATCAGATCGAGGCCTGGATCCCCGACGCTATGAAACACTATCATCCAGCGGGAAAAACCCCGGCAATCCCGTCCGGTCCGATCCAACCCTACCGGCCCCCGGTGGGGCCCATGCCCGAGGCACCATTGCCGACCGGCTAA
- the bioA gene encoding adenosylmethionine--8-amino-7-oxononanoate transaminase, producing the protein MTRSSTRLPLAAWDHRYLWHPFTQMEEWEADTPLIIEKGKGSYLIDAQGRKYLDGTSSIWVNLHGHRHPHLDRALTRQLRQIAHSTFLGLTNPPAIRLARELIRLAPKGLRRVFYSDNGSTAVEVALKMAVQYWQQIQPTAGPKQSFAHLKMAYHGDTIGSVSVGNIELFHARFKPLLFPTHQVEPPYCYRCPLGRTYPSCDMACIDPLERLLETRHRELAGVIIEPLVQAAAGMMVAPPGYLARVRELCTRYNVLLIVDEVATGFGRTGKMFACQHEGVTPDLMAISKGLTGGYMPLAATLTTEAIYRAFLGRYDEWKTFFHGHSYTGNPLGCAVALANLEIFRREQTLAQVRKKSRLLARLLQPVAELPHVGDIRQCGFMVGIELVENRETKAPYPLERRIGHRVAQMCRVRGLLLRPLGNVIALVPPLSMRPRELTKMVAILHSAIRETTENLASAS; encoded by the coding sequence ATGACACGATCATCCACCCGTCTTCCGCTGGCCGCCTGGGATCATAGGTATCTCTGGCACCCCTTCACGCAGATGGAGGAGTGGGAGGCCGACACCCCGCTGATCATTGAAAAAGGCAAGGGCTCCTATCTCATTGATGCGCAGGGACGGAAGTATCTCGACGGCACCTCCTCGATCTGGGTCAATCTCCACGGACACCGGCATCCGCATCTCGATCGCGCGCTCACGCGGCAACTCCGACAGATCGCGCACTCCACCTTTCTCGGGCTCACGAACCCGCCGGCTATCCGTCTGGCGCGAGAACTCATTCGCCTTGCCCCGAAGGGTCTGCGACGAGTGTTCTATTCCGATAACGGCTCGACGGCGGTCGAAGTGGCCCTCAAAATGGCCGTGCAGTACTGGCAACAGATCCAGCCGACGGCGGGACCGAAACAGTCCTTCGCCCATTTAAAAATGGCGTACCACGGCGACACCATCGGTTCAGTCAGCGTGGGCAACATCGAATTGTTCCATGCGCGATTCAAGCCGCTGCTCTTTCCGACCCATCAGGTGGAGCCGCCATATTGCTATCGATGTCCGCTTGGTCGGACGTATCCATCGTGCGACATGGCGTGCATCGATCCGCTCGAACGCCTACTCGAGACCCGGCATCGCGAGTTGGCCGGCGTGATCATCGAACCGTTGGTGCAAGCGGCAGCCGGGATGATGGTGGCTCCGCCGGGGTATCTGGCACGCGTACGTGAGCTCTGTACCAGATACAACGTGCTGTTGATCGTGGATGAAGTAGCGACCGGATTCGGACGGACCGGAAAGATGTTCGCCTGCCAGCATGAGGGGGTGACGCCGGATCTCATGGCGATCAGTAAGGGGTTGACCGGCGGGTACATGCCGCTGGCCGCGACGCTGACGACGGAAGCGATCTATCGCGCCTTCCTGGGACGATATGACGAGTGGAAGACTTTTTTTCATGGGCACAGCTATACGGGCAATCCGCTGGGCTGCGCCGTGGCCCTCGCCAACCTCGAAATCTTCCGGCGCGAACAGACCCTCGCGCAGGTGCGGAAGAAATCACGCCTGCTGGCCCGTCTGTTACAACCAGTGGCGGAGTTGCCGCATGTGGGCGACATCCGTCAATGCGGTTTCATGGTCGGCATCGAGTTAGTGGAGAATCGTGAAACCAAAGCCCCCTATCCGCTCGAACGTCGCATCGGGCATCGAGTGGCGCAGATGTGCCGCGTCCGCGGCCTCCTCCTGAGACCGCTCGGTAACGTCATTGCCCTCGTGCCTCCCCTCTCCATGCGGCCACGCGAGCTCACGAAGATGGTGGCAATTTTGCACAGTGCCATCCGTGAGACGACAGAGAATCTTGCCTCAGCATCGTAG
- the carB gene encoding carbamoyl-phosphate synthase large subunit — protein MPRRTDIRSILLIGSGPIVIGQACEFDYSGTQACKALKEEGYRVILINSNPATIMTDPDFADRTYIEPITLDAVEKVIECERPDALLPTMGGQTALNTAIGLAKRGVLEKFGVKLIGASIDAIHKAEDRDAFRQAMWKIGLRVPDSGVATSLAEAERELERIRFPAIVRPSFTMGGTGGNIAYNIEEFRTQVEWGLSMSPVRQVLIEQSVIGWKEFELEVMRDLKDNVVIICPIENLDPMGVHTGDSITVAPALTLTDKEYQLMRDAAVRIIREIGVDTGGSNIQFGMNPVNGEMVVIEMNPRVSRSSALASKATGFPIAKIAAKLAVGYTLDEITNDITGVTKASFEPTIDYVVVKIPRFAFQKFPGADPTLTTQMKSVGEVMAIGRTFKESLQKAIRSMEVDQFGFSSKMGLDLGVPPSLDREEAMEQVRKAVRTPLPDRLWRLADGMRLGMANQELFALTKIDPWFLEQIREIIEFEPKIVAERAKLGAAGLRPELLLEAKQLGFADERLAQLLGVSQGTVRSWRAALGQGTAPRGVTYKRVDTCAAEFEAHTPYLYSTYEQECEARPTDRKKVVILGGGPNRIGQGIEFDYCCVHAAMALREEQIETIMVNCNPETVSTDYDTSDRLYFEPLTEEDVLNIVEREQPMGVVLQFGGQTPLKLALSLSRAGVNILGTSPDAIDRAEDRARFRELLDKLGLRQAESGMAHSVEEALTIAAAITYPVMVRPSYVLGGRSMQIVYDEAGLLHYMHSAVKASAQHPVLIDKYLRDAIEVDADAISDGTTVVVAGIMEHIEEAGVHSGDSACSLPPYTLDSATIEEIRRQMTALALELGVIGLMNAQFAVKDQTIYVLEVNPRGSRTVPFVSKAIGVPLAKLAMKVMVGKSLQQLNFTTAPRPAHLSVKEAVFPFTKFAGVDVLLGPEMKSTGEVMGIDSDFGWAFVKSQAGAGAILPTSGTAFLSVKSEDRAGACDVAQRLVALGFRITATSGTAAYLTEQGMQVDIVNKVQEGRPHIVDHIKNGEVALVVNTVRTASAQTDSLSIRREALHKGVPYYTTMRGALAAVMGIEALLKKGLAIRALQEYHRVH, from the coding sequence GTGCCACGACGGACAGACATTCGCTCCATTCTCTTGATCGGCTCCGGCCCCATTGTGATCGGACAGGCCTGTGAATTCGACTATTCCGGTACCCAGGCGTGTAAAGCCCTCAAAGAAGAGGGCTACCGCGTCATCCTGATCAACAGCAATCCCGCCACAATCATGACCGACCCGGATTTTGCCGACCGGACCTACATTGAACCGATCACCCTCGACGCGGTCGAAAAGGTGATTGAGTGCGAACGCCCCGACGCGCTCCTGCCGACGATGGGCGGACAGACCGCGTTGAACACGGCGATCGGATTGGCCAAACGGGGCGTGCTGGAGAAGTTCGGGGTGAAGCTCATCGGCGCGTCGATCGACGCCATCCATAAGGCCGAGGACCGCGATGCGTTCAGGCAAGCCATGTGGAAAATCGGCCTGCGCGTGCCGGACAGCGGCGTCGCCACCTCGCTCGCCGAAGCCGAACGCGAGCTGGAGCGGATTCGTTTCCCGGCGATTGTTCGCCCGTCGTTCACGATGGGCGGAACGGGCGGAAACATCGCCTACAACATCGAGGAATTCCGCACGCAGGTGGAATGGGGTCTGTCCATGAGCCCGGTCCGCCAGGTGCTCATCGAACAGTCCGTCATCGGTTGGAAAGAGTTCGAGCTCGAAGTGATGCGTGACCTGAAAGACAATGTGGTCATCATCTGTCCGATCGAGAATCTCGACCCAATGGGTGTGCATACCGGCGACAGCATCACCGTGGCACCGGCCCTCACGCTCACCGATAAGGAATATCAACTGATGCGCGACGCGGCGGTGCGCATCATCCGGGAGATCGGCGTGGACACCGGCGGATCGAATATTCAATTCGGCATGAACCCGGTCAATGGCGAGATGGTCGTCATCGAAATGAATCCGCGCGTCTCTCGCAGCTCGGCCTTGGCGTCGAAGGCGACGGGCTTTCCCATCGCGAAAATTGCCGCCAAGCTGGCAGTCGGGTATACGCTGGACGAGATCACCAACGACATCACCGGCGTGACGAAAGCCTCCTTCGAGCCGACCATCGATTACGTCGTCGTGAAAATTCCCCGCTTTGCGTTCCAGAAATTCCCCGGCGCTGATCCGACCCTGACCACGCAAATGAAATCGGTCGGCGAAGTGATGGCGATCGGCCGGACGTTCAAGGAGTCGCTGCAGAAGGCGATCCGGTCGATGGAAGTAGATCAGTTCGGATTCAGCTCCAAGATGGGTCTGGATCTCGGCGTGCCGCCATCGCTCGATCGGGAAGAAGCGATGGAACAGGTCCGCAAAGCTGTTCGCACACCGCTCCCGGACCGGCTGTGGCGGCTGGCCGATGGCATGCGGCTGGGCATGGCCAATCAGGAACTCTTCGCCCTGACGAAGATCGATCCCTGGTTCCTCGAACAGATTCGCGAAATCATTGAGTTTGAACCGAAGATTGTCGCGGAACGGGCGAAACTTGGCGCAGCCGGACTCCGACCGGAGCTCCTGCTGGAAGCCAAACAATTGGGATTTGCCGACGAACGACTGGCGCAGCTCCTCGGCGTGTCACAGGGCACCGTTCGAAGCTGGCGGGCGGCACTGGGGCAAGGGACCGCTCCCCGCGGCGTGACGTACAAACGCGTCGACACCTGCGCCGCGGAGTTTGAGGCTCATACGCCATACCTCTACTCAACCTATGAACAGGAATGCGAAGCGCGGCCGACCGACAGGAAAAAAGTCGTGATTCTCGGCGGCGGCCCGAACCGGATCGGGCAGGGGATCGAGTTCGACTATTGCTGCGTGCATGCCGCAATGGCGTTGCGCGAGGAACAGATCGAAACCATCATGGTCAACTGCAACCCAGAAACGGTCAGCACGGACTATGACACCTCCGACCGGCTCTACTTCGAGCCACTCACGGAGGAGGATGTGCTGAACATCGTGGAGCGAGAACAGCCCATGGGGGTGGTGTTGCAATTCGGCGGACAGACTCCGTTAAAGCTTGCCCTCTCCCTGTCTCGCGCGGGGGTCAATATTCTGGGGACCAGCCCGGATGCCATCGATCGCGCCGAAGACCGCGCCCGCTTCCGCGAGTTGCTCGACAAACTCGGCTTACGCCAGGCGGAAAGCGGCATGGCCCATTCCGTCGAAGAAGCCTTGACGATCGCGGCCGCCATTACCTATCCGGTGATGGTGCGGCCCTCCTACGTCCTGGGCGGACGCTCGATGCAGATCGTCTATGACGAAGCCGGCTTGCTGCATTATATGCATTCCGCGGTCAAGGCCTCGGCGCAACATCCGGTGCTGATCGATAAGTATTTACGCGATGCCATCGAAGTTGATGCCGACGCGATTTCCGACGGCACGACCGTGGTCGTTGCAGGCATCATGGAACATATCGAAGAAGCGGGCGTCCACTCAGGCGACTCGGCCTGTTCGCTGCCACCCTATACCCTGGACTCCGCGACGATCGAAGAAATCCGCCGGCAGATGACCGCGCTGGCGCTGGAACTGGGTGTCATTGGACTCATGAACGCCCAGTTTGCCGTAAAGGATCAGACCATCTATGTCCTGGAGGTCAATCCGCGCGGCTCACGCACCGTGCCGTTCGTGAGCAAGGCCATCGGCGTTCCCCTGGCCAAACTGGCCATGAAAGTGATGGTGGGCAAGTCACTCCAGCAATTGAATTTCACGACCGCCCCCAGGCCGGCTCATCTGTCGGTGAAGGAAGCCGTGTTTCCATTCACGAAGTTCGCCGGGGTCGATGTGCTGCTCGGTCCGGAAATGAAGTCCACCGGGGAAGTCATGGGCATCGACAGCGATTTCGGCTGGGCCTTCGTGAAGTCCCAAGCCGGCGCGGGCGCCATCCTGCCCACATCCGGCACCGCTTTTCTGAGTGTAAAGAGCGAGGACCGGGCCGGGGCCTGCGATGTCGCCCAACGCCTGGTCGCGCTAGGGTTCCGGATCACCGCCACATCCGGAACCGCTGCCTACCTGACCGAGCAGGGAATGCAGGTGGACATTGTCAACAAGGTGCAGGAGGGACGGCCACACATCGTCGATCATATCAAGAACGGTGAGGTCGCCCTGGTGGTCAACACCGTACGGACGGCGTCGGCGCAGACAGATTCCCTGTCCATTCGACGTGAAGCGTTGCACAAGGGCGTGCCCTACTACACCACGATGCGCGGTGCGCTGGCTGCCGTGATGGGGATTGAAGCGTTGCTCAAAAAGGGACTTGCCATTCGAGCGTTGCAGGAGTATCACCGGGTGCACTAA
- a CDS encoding SAM hydrolase/SAM-dependent halogenase family protein: MPVTIPLITLLTDFGDRDYFVASMKGVILNINPQAQIVDLSHHVTPHDVADAAYLLKSCYRYFPDGTIHVAVVDPGVGTTRRPLLVSSSRYCFLGPDNGILTHVCQEESGVEVRHIENRQYRLDSEGATFDGRDLFAPAAAWLTKGQPLGSFGRIVPNYERLPLAEPGWDKHVMAGEITYIDRFGNVISNLTSYHIREVRAVSKRSEPLIRVGGMTIDGLVRTYAEGSTDTPQALINSNGYVEVFLKEGRASDRLNLSRGARIELC; this comes from the coding sequence ATGCCGGTAACCATTCCTCTCATTACCCTGCTGACGGATTTCGGCGACCGGGACTACTTCGTGGCCAGCATGAAGGGGGTGATCCTCAACATCAACCCGCAGGCGCAGATCGTGGATCTCTCCCATCACGTCACGCCGCATGATGTCGCGGACGCCGCGTACCTGTTGAAATCCTGTTATCGCTACTTTCCAGACGGCACAATCCATGTCGCAGTGGTCGACCCGGGCGTCGGCACGACCAGACGGCCGCTGCTCGTCTCCTCGTCGCGGTATTGTTTTCTCGGACCGGACAACGGAATCCTGACTCATGTCTGTCAGGAGGAAAGCGGCGTCGAAGTCCGGCACATCGAAAACCGGCAGTACCGCTTGGACTCGGAGGGCGCCACCTTTGATGGTCGGGACCTCTTCGCACCCGCGGCCGCCTGGTTGACCAAGGGGCAGCCGCTCGGCTCGTTCGGCAGAATTGTGCCGAATTACGAACGGCTTCCGCTGGCGGAGCCAGGTTGGGACAAACATGTGATGGCAGGGGAGATCACATACATCGATCGGTTCGGCAACGTGATTTCCAACCTCACCTCCTACCACATTCGTGAAGTCCGCGCAGTGTCGAAACGGTCCGAGCCGTTAATACGAGTGGGCGGCATGACCATCGACGGACTTGTCCGAACCTATGCGGAAGGGTCCACCGACACCCCCCAAGCCCTCATCAACAGCAACGGGTATGTGGAAGTCTTCCTGAAAGAAGGTCGAGCATCGGATCGGTTGAACCTTTCGCGCGGCGCGCGGATCGAACTATGTTAG